A genome region from Columba livia isolate bColLiv1 breed racing homer chromosome 2, bColLiv1.pat.W.v2, whole genome shotgun sequence includes the following:
- the IRX2 gene encoding iroquois-class homeodomain protein IRX-2 isoform X1 yields MSYPQGYLYQPPGSLALYSCPAYGASALAAPRSEELARSSSGSAFSPYPGSAAFTAQAAATGFTSPLQYSTDPATGFPSYMGSPYDAHTTGMTGAISYHPYGSPAYPYQLNDPAYRKNATRDATATLKAWLQEHRKNPYPTKGEKIMLAIITKMTLTQVSTWFANARRRLKKENKMTWAPRNKSEDEDDDEGDGARSKDESPEKMPESNETSAEDEGISLQVDSLTDHSCSAESDGEKLPCRAGDPLCESGSECKDKYEDIEEEEEDEEEEEDIEEDDGGGGERNPPAKPATSSPLAAVEAPLLGHPHTDAARSASKAALGGRASPGPPTPASKPKLWSLAEIATSDLKSQSLGQGCQSAPLSSATPASAPHSAAYSPSSLLGRHIYYTSPFYSNYTNYGNFNALQSQGILRYNSAAVASNEGLSQTVLNASSVHKQSSDSLKTITNQLEQHYRPSSYDSKKDPTEVCTVGVQPYL; encoded by the exons ATGTCCTATCCTCAGGGTTACCTCTACCAGCCCCCCGGCTCGCTGGCTCTGTACTCCTGCCCGGCGTACGGGGCGTCGGCGCTGGCGGCCCCCAGGAGCGAGGAGCTGGCCAGGTCTTCGTCGGGATCGGCGTTCAGCCCTTACCCGGGATCGGCAGCTTTCACCGCCCAGGCGGCGGCCACAGGCTTCACCAGCCCGCTCCAGTACTCCACAGACCCCGCCACGGGATTCCCCTCCTACATG GGCTCCCCTTACGACGCCCATACGACGGGGATGACCGGAGCCATCAGCTACCACCCGTACGGCAGCCCTGCCTACCCCTACCAGCTCAACGACCCCGCGTATAGGAAAAACGCCACCCGCGACGCCACGGCCACGCTGAAGGCCTGGCTGCAGGAGCACCGCAAGAACCCCTACCCCACCAAGGGTGAGAAGATCATGTTGGCCATCATCACCAAGATGACCCTCACCCAGGTCTCCACCTGGTTCGCCAACGCCCGCCGGCGGCTCAAGAAGGAGAACAAGATGACCTGGGCCCCCCGGAACAAGAGCGAGGATGAGGACGACGACGAAGGCGACGGGGCGAGGAGCAAAGATGAGAGTCCCGAGAAGATGCCCGAGAGCAACGAAACCTCTGCAGAGGACGAAG GGATCAGCTTGCAAGTCGACTCGCTGACGGACCACTCGTGCTCTGCCGAGTCGGACGGCGAGAAGCTGCCCTGCCGAGCAGGCGACCCCCTTTGCGAGTCGGGCTCGGAGTGCAAGGACAAGTACGAGGACAtcgaggaagaggaggaggacgaggaggaggaggaagacatCGAGGAGGAcgacggcggcggcggggagcgcaACCCGCCGGCCAAGCCCGCCACCTCCTCTCCCCTGGCGGCCGTGGAGGCCCCGCTCCTCGGCCATCCGCACACCGACGCCGCCCGCAGCGCCAGCAAGGCGGCGCTGGGCGGCCGCGCCTCTCCCGGCCCCCCGACGCCGGCCAGCAAGCCCAAGCTCTGGTCGCTGGCCGAAATCGCCACCTCGGACCTCAAGAGCCAGAGCCTGGGACAAGGCTGCCAGTCTGCGCCGCTCTCCTCGGCCACCCCCGCCTCCGCCCCGCACAGCGCTGCCTACTCGCCCTCCTCCCTCCTAGGGAGACATATTTATTACACCTCACCTTTTTATAGCAATTATACAAACTATGGGAACTTTAAcgctctgcagagccagggaATCCTGAGATACAACTCCGCAGCAGTGGCTTCAAACGAGGGACTAAGTCAGACTGTCCTAAATGCCAGCTCTGTCCACAAGCAGAGCAGTGACTCTTTGAAAACGATCACTAACCAGCTAGAACAACATTACAGGCCCTCTAGTTATGACTCTAAGAAAG ATCCCACTGAAGTCTGCACAGTAGGAGTACAACCATACCTATAG
- the IRX2 gene encoding iroquois-class homeodomain protein IRX-2 isoform X2, whose product MTGAISYHPYGSPAYPYQLNDPAYRKNATRDATATLKAWLQEHRKNPYPTKGEKIMLAIITKMTLTQVSTWFANARRRLKKENKMTWAPRNKSEDEDDDEGDGARSKDESPEKMPESNETSAEDEGISLQVDSLTDHSCSAESDGEKLPCRAGDPLCESGSECKDKYEDIEEEEEDEEEEEDIEEDDGGGGERNPPAKPATSSPLAAVEAPLLGHPHTDAARSASKAALGGRASPGPPTPASKPKLWSLAEIATSDLKSQSLGQGCQSAPLSSATPASAPHSAAYSPSSLLGRHIYYTSPFYSNYTNYGNFNALQSQGILRYNSAAVASNEGLSQTVLNASSVHKQSSDSLKTITNQLEQHYRPSSYDSKKDPTEVCTVGVQPYL is encoded by the exons ATGACCGGAGCCATCAGCTACCACCCGTACGGCAGCCCTGCCTACCCCTACCAGCTCAACGACCCCGCGTATAGGAAAAACGCCACCCGCGACGCCACGGCCACGCTGAAGGCCTGGCTGCAGGAGCACCGCAAGAACCCCTACCCCACCAAGGGTGAGAAGATCATGTTGGCCATCATCACCAAGATGACCCTCACCCAGGTCTCCACCTGGTTCGCCAACGCCCGCCGGCGGCTCAAGAAGGAGAACAAGATGACCTGGGCCCCCCGGAACAAGAGCGAGGATGAGGACGACGACGAAGGCGACGGGGCGAGGAGCAAAGATGAGAGTCCCGAGAAGATGCCCGAGAGCAACGAAACCTCTGCAGAGGACGAAG GGATCAGCTTGCAAGTCGACTCGCTGACGGACCACTCGTGCTCTGCCGAGTCGGACGGCGAGAAGCTGCCCTGCCGAGCAGGCGACCCCCTTTGCGAGTCGGGCTCGGAGTGCAAGGACAAGTACGAGGACAtcgaggaagaggaggaggacgaggaggaggaggaagacatCGAGGAGGAcgacggcggcggcggggagcgcaACCCGCCGGCCAAGCCCGCCACCTCCTCTCCCCTGGCGGCCGTGGAGGCCCCGCTCCTCGGCCATCCGCACACCGACGCCGCCCGCAGCGCCAGCAAGGCGGCGCTGGGCGGCCGCGCCTCTCCCGGCCCCCCGACGCCGGCCAGCAAGCCCAAGCTCTGGTCGCTGGCCGAAATCGCCACCTCGGACCTCAAGAGCCAGAGCCTGGGACAAGGCTGCCAGTCTGCGCCGCTCTCCTCGGCCACCCCCGCCTCCGCCCCGCACAGCGCTGCCTACTCGCCCTCCTCCCTCCTAGGGAGACATATTTATTACACCTCACCTTTTTATAGCAATTATACAAACTATGGGAACTTTAAcgctctgcagagccagggaATCCTGAGATACAACTCCGCAGCAGTGGCTTCAAACGAGGGACTAAGTCAGACTGTCCTAAATGCCAGCTCTGTCCACAAGCAGAGCAGTGACTCTTTGAAAACGATCACTAACCAGCTAGAACAACATTACAGGCCCTCTAGTTATGACTCTAAGAAAG ATCCCACTGAAGTCTGCACAGTAGGAGTACAACCATACCTATAG